In Paenibacillus sp. FSL M7-0420, a single genomic region encodes these proteins:
- a CDS encoding DMT family transporter encodes MSNVSASSQGVRTAPVRSGFWLVVLGAALWGVDPLFRIILLKSLTSSQIVLLEHVVLFLVAAPVMWRNRAELKGVRLRQAAALLVVSWGGSAVATILFTKALSSGDFNAVLLLQKLQPLFAIGLAAVILKERLPRNFAPLLIVALAGTYLLTFGWTIPFGHVNSFMGVGSLMALGAAALWGGSTVMGRYLLGSMKYETVTSLRFILALPLLFVITSMEGAPWQMSGGVSGSAAVAINLLLQALLPGLLSMLLYYKGLNTTKASVATLAELSFPMTGILINWVVYQQLVTLPQIVGFALIWTALFFISSQQRGQLQPAKQN; translated from the coding sequence ATGAGTAATGTATCTGCTTCATCCCAAGGCGTGCGTACCGCACCGGTGCGCAGCGGATTCTGGCTGGTGGTTCTGGGGGCGGCCTTATGGGGAGTTGACCCGCTGTTCCGCATTATCCTGCTGAAATCCCTGACTTCGTCCCAGATTGTCCTGCTTGAGCATGTTGTGCTCTTCCTGGTTGCCGCTCCGGTAATGTGGCGCAATCGCGCAGAGCTGAAGGGTGTCCGTCTGCGCCAGGCCGCAGCGCTGCTCGTGGTATCGTGGGGCGGCTCAGCCGTAGCGACCATTCTGTTCACCAAAGCCCTGTCCAGCGGAGACTTCAATGCCGTGCTGCTGCTCCAGAAGCTTCAGCCCTTGTTCGCCATTGGTCTTGCCGCTGTTATTCTAAAAGAACGCCTGCCGCGCAATTTCGCACCGCTGCTTATTGTTGCGCTGGCCGGGACGTACCTGCTGACCTTCGGCTGGACGATTCCCTTCGGCCATGTGAACAGCTTCATGGGCGTAGGAAGCCTGATGGCGCTGGGCGCTGCTGCATTGTGGGGCGGCTCTACAGTCATGGGCCGTTATCTGCTGGGCTCAATGAAATATGAGACAGTAACCTCACTGCGCTTCATTCTGGCGCTTCCGCTGCTGTTCGTCATTACAAGTATGGAAGGCGCCCCGTGGCAGATGAGCGGCGGAGTCAGCGGCTCGGCGGCAGTTGCCATTAACCTGCTGCTGCAGGCGCTGCTGCCCGGACTGCTCAGCATGCTGCTCTACTACAAGGGATTGAATACGACCAAAGCTTCGGTAGCAACCCTGGCCGAACTCAGCTTCCCGATGACCGGTATTCTGATTAACTGGGTGGTCTATCAGCAGCTTGTAACCCTGCCGCAGATTGTCGGCTTCGCGCTGATCTGGACAGCACTGTTCTTCATCTCCAGTCAGCAGCGGGGTCAGCTGCAGCCGGCCAAACAGAATTAA
- a CDS encoding PstS family phosphate ABC transporter substrate-binding protein encodes MKRSFPTNLLYSIFALAGIAISGFFTYFIVSFTGGMLFYGPLVLVVASGLAVFSILSIFGLFSRKVRRMLLAAFAGICVLAAAGHEIRQSYVNSLAEVREPEVDLYQYAPFEANTKVASIEHKASYQLTEQLPRLDGATALYPLYSAFAQAVYPQDTYNSSIELTGNDLVLCTSTSEAYRRLIAGNADIIFAAAPSLAQTKQAKLAGRELKLTPIGREAFVFFVNKRNPVDSLTIEQIKDIYSGTVTNWSEVGGKKASIRAFQRAENSGSQTKLQKIMEDRQLMAPPKENVADVMSGIISLTASYRNFNNALGFSFLFYASQMNASDEIKLLAIDQVPPSKETIRSGEYPLTVEFYAVTAGSTNPNIEPFLDWILSAEGQELVEKTGYTPVK; translated from the coding sequence ATGAAAAGAAGCTTTCCGACCAATCTGCTGTATTCCATCTTTGCTCTGGCCGGCATTGCCATTAGCGGCTTTTTTACTTACTTTATTGTCTCTTTTACCGGAGGGATGCTGTTCTATGGCCCACTTGTCCTGGTCGTTGCATCAGGGCTGGCTGTATTCTCCATACTCAGCATCTTCGGCTTGTTCAGCAGGAAGGTACGCCGGATGCTCCTGGCTGCTTTTGCCGGAATCTGTGTGCTGGCAGCCGCAGGCCATGAGATCAGGCAATCGTATGTGAACAGCCTTGCGGAAGTGAGGGAGCCTGAAGTGGACTTGTACCAATATGCCCCCTTTGAGGCGAATACCAAAGTTGCCTCTATTGAGCATAAGGCGTCCTATCAGCTTACGGAGCAACTGCCCCGTTTGGATGGTGCAACCGCGCTCTATCCGCTGTATTCTGCTTTTGCCCAGGCGGTGTATCCGCAAGATACCTATAACTCCAGCATTGAGCTGACCGGAAATGATCTCGTTCTGTGCACCAGCACTTCCGAGGCTTACAGGCGGTTGATCGCCGGAAACGCTGATATTATCTTCGCTGCAGCCCCTTCGCTGGCCCAGACGAAGCAGGCGAAGCTGGCAGGCCGTGAACTGAAGCTCACCCCGATCGGGCGCGAAGCATTCGTCTTCTTCGTCAACAAGCGCAATCCGGTGGACAGCTTAACGATAGAGCAGATTAAGGACATCTATTCCGGCACCGTCACGAACTGGTCGGAGGTTGGCGGCAAGAAGGCGTCTATCCGTGCTTTTCAGCGGGCAGAGAACAGCGGCAGCCAGACCAAGCTGCAAAAAATCATGGAGGACCGCCAGCTGATGGCTCCCCCGAAGGAGAATGTCGCGGATGTGATGAGCGGGATTATCAGCCTAACCGCCAGCTACCGCAACTTCAATAACGCGCTCGGCTTCAGCTTCCTGTTCTACGCCTCACAGATGAATGCCAGCGATGAGATTAAGCTGCTGGCCATCGATCAGGTGCCACCCTCCAAGGAGACCATCCGCAGCGGCGAATACCCGCTCACCGTCGAATTCTACGCCGTAACGGCCGGCAGCACCAACCCGAACATCGAGCCGTTCCTGGACTGGATTCTATCCGCCGAAGGCCAGGAGCTGGTGGAGAAAACCGGGTATACGCCAGTTAAATAA
- a CDS encoding transposase, with translation MAKKGQVFQSYTEAFKKEAIQAYFTGGESYKVVSDRLGIVNCTQLKVWVKKYRNGEPLHTPKGATSPLKGRPRSTFASIEEERDYLKAQVDYLKKRYPNL, from the coding sequence ATGGCCAAAAAGGGACAAGTGTTTCAATCGTACACGGAGGCATTCAAGAAAGAGGCTATTCAAGCCTATTTTACAGGAGGGGAGAGCTATAAGGTCGTCTCCGACAGGTTGGGGATTGTGAACTGTACCCAGCTTAAAGTATGGGTAAAGAAATATCGGAATGGGGAGCCACTCCATACACCAAAAGGGGCAACAAGCCCTTTAAAAGGACGTCCACGTTCTACATTTGCCAGTATAGAAGAAGAACGAGATTACTTAAAGGCACAGGTGGACTACTTAAAAAAGCGGTATCCAAATCTGTAA
- a CDS encoding IS3 family transposase, whose translation MCQYRRRTRLLKGTGGLLKKAVSKSVKGGKLGLHDKYAVIEELRDQHGITRLLAIAEVSRANYYKWRGAEVRRMDAHEQEHAMKEHMVAIHLVHPYFGYPRMQAALREAGYLVNHKKVWRLMKELSIQSVIRKKRRRAGSTPSVVYPNRLKRKFHATAPQQKLVTDITYISDGTRFYYLSAIQDLFNNEIVAWQISERNDVNLVLDTVEQWTRKRDVSEAVLHSDQGFQYTSQAYNTRLEAFSVKGSHSRKATCLDNACIESFFSHLKTEKLYLHQCKSEAEIHQAVEEYIYFYNYQRFQAKLKQRAPIEYRHALAA comes from the coding sequence ATTTGCCAGTATAGAAGAAGAACGAGATTACTTAAAGGCACAGGTGGACTACTTAAAAAAGCGGTATCCAAATCTGTAAAGGGAGGGAAGCTTGGACTGCATGACAAATACGCCGTAATTGAAGAACTACGTGACCAACATGGCATCACCCGCCTATTAGCCATTGCAGAGGTATCGCGGGCAAATTACTACAAGTGGCGAGGTGCAGAGGTTCGACGAATGGATGCCCATGAGCAAGAGCACGCCATGAAAGAGCATATGGTGGCGATTCACCTGGTTCATCCCTATTTCGGGTACCCTCGAATGCAGGCAGCCCTGCGGGAGGCAGGCTACCTCGTCAACCACAAGAAGGTATGGCGGCTCATGAAAGAGCTATCGATCCAGTCTGTCATTCGCAAGAAAAGGCGTCGTGCGGGCTCTACTCCTTCCGTGGTCTACCCGAACCGATTAAAGCGTAAGTTTCATGCGACAGCACCTCAGCAGAAGCTAGTAACGGACATTACGTATATCTCAGACGGCACCCGTTTTTATTATCTGTCTGCGATTCAGGACCTCTTCAACAATGAAATTGTAGCTTGGCAGATCTCGGAGCGAAACGACGTAAACCTCGTCTTGGATACGGTTGAACAGTGGACACGGAAAAGAGACGTGTCTGAGGCCGTGCTCCATTCGGACCAAGGCTTTCAGTACACGTCTCAGGCGTACAACACACGATTAGAGGCATTCAGCGTCAAGGGCAGCCACTCTCGCAAAGCAACCTGCCTGGATAACGCCTGCATCGAATCCTTCTTTTCGCATCTGAAGACAGAAAAGTTGTACCTTCACCAGTGTAAGTCAGAAGCAGAGATTCATCAAGCCGTTGAGGAGTATATCTACTTTTACAATTACCAACGTTTTCAGGCGAAACTGAAACAGCGCGCGCCGATTGAGTATCGACACGCGCTGGCTGCTTAG
- a CDS encoding carboxylesterase/lipase family protein, with protein sequence MSGQLVNTAYGQLKGEAGNGVNVWRGIPFAAPPLGELRFRAPQPPESWSGVREAIKFGPVSLQPVSTSGTRFGGTTPVYDEDCLYLNVWSPAAAEETGALPVMVWIHGGTFVTGAGSQPMFEGSNLAVSGNVVVVTVNYRLGPLGFLHLSPLGGGLGSNLGLLDQIAALEWVQQNIAAFGGDPARVTVFGESAGSMSIAALLAMPAAKGLFARAIMESGAAQTLNGEQGGQIAAALLAELGLQPGSGTQLLHKLPAGEIMEAAGRMAYKLSGDSMNMFFQPVVEPGTLPVEPVQAIAAGAASGIPVLIGTNLHEGNLFFREGQKADNFEQSLKALEQLMGVDDLSELTSDYSHTWEGQAEVLTDLFFWASSISFAEKQQGHAPVWMYRFDWTVPGHPLLEKAIHGAEILYVFNNLPLLKQYGLNVTPDMEAVAEAMQTAWTAFAHGGDPAAPGLDWPQYTPEMRATMIFDQSSRVVNDPDGEKRRRIFEYYKG encoded by the coding sequence ATGTCAGGACAACTGGTGAATACAGCTTATGGGCAACTGAAGGGAGAAGCGGGAAACGGCGTGAACGTGTGGCGCGGCATCCCGTTCGCTGCCCCGCCGCTCGGAGAGCTGCGCTTCCGGGCACCGCAGCCGCCGGAGTCCTGGAGTGGCGTACGGGAGGCCATCAAGTTCGGACCGGTCAGCCTGCAGCCGGTCAGCACCAGCGGGACGCGGTTCGGTGGTACCACCCCGGTCTACGATGAAGATTGTCTATATCTGAATGTCTGGTCCCCGGCGGCAGCGGAGGAGACCGGGGCGCTGCCGGTGATGGTGTGGATTCACGGCGGCACCTTCGTTACCGGCGCAGGCAGCCAGCCGATGTTCGAGGGCAGCAATCTGGCTGTCTCCGGGAATGTCGTGGTGGTTACCGTGAATTACCGGCTGGGTCCGCTCGGGTTCCTGCATCTCTCTCCGCTGGGCGGAGGGCTGGGCAGCAACCTGGGCCTCCTGGATCAGATTGCTGCCCTGGAATGGGTTCAGCAGAATATCGCTGCATTCGGCGGTGATCCGGCGCGGGTCACGGTCTTCGGTGAATCGGCAGGAAGCATGAGCATTGCCGCGCTGCTGGCGATGCCTGCGGCGAAGGGACTGTTCGCCCGGGCCATTATGGAGAGCGGGGCGGCGCAGACGCTGAACGGGGAGCAGGGCGGGCAGATTGCTGCCGCATTGCTAGCCGAGCTGGGCCTTCAGCCCGGCAGCGGTACACAGCTGTTGCATAAGCTCCCGGCCGGAGAGATTATGGAAGCCGCAGGCCGGATGGCGTACAAGCTGTCCGGAGACTCGATGAATATGTTCTTCCAGCCGGTCGTTGAGCCGGGAACCCTGCCGGTTGAGCCGGTACAGGCCATTGCGGCTGGAGCCGCCAGCGGTATTCCTGTGCTGATCGGAACGAATCTGCACGAAGGCAATCTGTTCTTCCGCGAGGGGCAGAAGGCCGATAATTTCGAGCAATCGCTCAAAGCGCTGGAGCAGCTGATGGGAGTGGACGACCTCTCTGAGCTGACCTCGGATTACAGCCATACCTGGGAAGGACAGGCGGAGGTGCTGACCGACCTGTTCTTCTGGGCCAGCTCGATTTCGTTCGCGGAGAAGCAGCAGGGACATGCCCCCGTCTGGATGTACCGCTTCGACTGGACGGTGCCCGGGCATCCGCTGCTGGAGAAGGCCATTCACGGAGCGGAGATTCTCTATGTCTTCAACAATCTCCCGCTGCTGAAGCAGTATGGCCTGAACGTGACGCCGGACATGGAGGCAGTGGCGGAGGCAATGCAGACCGCCTGGACAGCCTTCGCCCATGGTGGAGATCCGGCAGCGCCGGGACTGGATTGGCCGCAGTACACACCAGAGATGCGGGCAACGATGATATTTGACCAGTCCTCGCGTGTGGTGAACGACCCGGACGGGGAGAAGCGCAGACGGATTTTTGAGTATTATAAGGGATAA
- a CDS encoding AI-2E family transporter: MDKRQVWPDKFKKFFLNNKFVVGLLIALLVGLTILVFSKIPFVFKPLSVLLHTVAAPLLLSGIAYYLLNPLVDRLEKRSRVKRAYGIVILYLIIMGIITLVLLMVIPIIRTQLMGLIDNFPVYSEQIQEEFLQLTGSELFNKIQSSVGTDLSDITSKVTTWATTFLNNAVSGVGSFVGTLTEIVLAVVTTPFILFYLLRDGKRLPDYLMRLIPTALRPQSRMVMQEMNNQIASYIRGQIIVSCCIGALLYIGYLIIGLEYSLVLAIVAACTAVVPYLGPAIAITPALIVAMVTSPFMLLKMVIVWTAVQLIEGKFISPQIMGKSLRIHPITIIFVIIFAGKMFGVLGIILAVPGYAVLKVVMTHIFQWFRFRSGLYRVIEEKTEE; this comes from the coding sequence ATGGATAAACGGCAGGTATGGCCGGATAAATTCAAAAAGTTTTTTCTGAACAACAAGTTTGTGGTGGGTCTGCTGATTGCGCTGCTGGTGGGCTTAACGATACTCGTATTCTCAAAGATTCCGTTTGTGTTCAAGCCGCTGTCTGTGCTTCTGCATACGGTGGCAGCGCCGCTGCTGCTCTCCGGGATCGCCTATTATCTGTTGAATCCGCTGGTGGACCGTCTGGAGAAGAGAAGCCGGGTGAAGCGGGCGTATGGCATTGTCATTCTGTATCTGATCATTATGGGGATCATTACCCTGGTTCTGCTTATGGTCATCCCGATTATCCGCACCCAGCTTATGGGCCTGATTGACAACTTCCCCGTCTACAGTGAGCAGATCCAGGAGGAATTCCTCCAGCTTACCGGCAGTGAACTGTTCAATAAGATTCAGTCGAGCGTAGGCACGGACCTTAGTGATATCACCAGCAAGGTGACGACCTGGGCCACAACCTTCCTGAATAATGCTGTCAGCGGCGTAGGCAGCTTCGTTGGAACCCTGACCGAAATTGTTCTGGCTGTAGTGACTACACCCTTCATTCTCTTTTATCTCCTGCGCGACGGCAAAAGATTGCCCGACTATCTCATGAGACTCATCCCTACCGCACTGCGGCCGCAGTCCCGGATGGTTATGCAGGAGATGAACAATCAGATCGCATCGTATATCCGCGGCCAGATTATTGTCAGCTGTTGCATCGGAGCATTGCTCTATATCGGGTACCTGATTATCGGGCTGGAGTATTCGCTGGTTCTGGCGATCGTTGCCGCTTGTACGGCTGTAGTTCCTTATTTGGGGCCGGCCATTGCGATTACCCCTGCGCTGATCGTGGCGATGGTTACCTCACCGTTCATGCTGCTGAAGATGGTCATTGTCTGGACCGCAGTTCAACTGATCGAAGGGAAGTTCATCTCGCCGCAGATTATGGGGAAATCGCTTAGGATTCACCCGATTACGATTATTTTTGTGATTATTTTTGCCGGAAAAATGTTCGGTGTACTCGGTATCATACTGGCGGTTCCGGGCTATGCCGTGCTTAAAGTGGTAATGACCCATATCTTCCAGTGGTTCCGCTTCCGCTCCGGGCTCTACAGAGTCATTGAAGAAAAGACTGAGGAATAA
- a CDS encoding SDR family NAD(P)-dependent oxidoreductase, translated as MLQGMKIIVTGAASGIGKAIVRHSLEAGAEVIGCDLDGPRLEELKHEAASDKLYTYRLDVADYSGVEHFFSAIQQEHADVSGLVNNAGIYLGRSLLEYTPEEINRVMDINIKGYVYFSQAFGRMLLEQKQKGVIVNMSSVSGQEGSSDAVYGLTKAAILGLTKSCAMNFAPLIRVNAVAPTMADTPMMGHIPAWRQQEYREHQLNPEPLLAEDVADTVIFMLSSRARAYTGATFDINNGCYLR; from the coding sequence ATGCTGCAAGGAATGAAAATAATAGTGACCGGTGCTGCTTCAGGTATTGGTAAGGCCATTGTCAGACATAGTCTGGAGGCGGGAGCTGAAGTCATTGGTTGTGACCTGGATGGTCCCCGTCTGGAGGAGTTGAAGCACGAAGCCGCTTCGGATAAGCTCTACACTTACCGGCTGGATGTCGCCGATTACAGCGGGGTGGAGCACTTCTTCTCAGCCATTCAGCAAGAGCATGCCGATGTGAGCGGGCTGGTCAACAATGCAGGGATCTATCTGGGCCGCAGCCTGCTGGAGTATACACCGGAGGAGATCAACCGGGTGATGGATATCAATATCAAAGGGTATGTCTACTTCTCCCAGGCCTTCGGACGCATGCTGCTGGAGCAGAAGCAAAAGGGCGTCATCGTCAACATGTCATCAGTCTCCGGCCAGGAAGGCAGCTCCGATGCAGTATACGGTCTAACGAAGGCTGCTATTCTTGGCTTGACCAAGAGCTGCGCAATGAATTTTGCCCCTTTGATCCGCGTGAATGCAGTGGCTCCGACCATGGCGGACACCCCGATGATGGGACATATCCCCGCCTGGAGGCAGCAGGAATACCGGGAACACCAGTTAAATCCTGAACCGCTGCTGGCGGAGGATGTGGCCGATACGGTGATTTTTATGCTGAGCAGCAGAGCCAGAGCTTATACAGGAGCCACCTTTGATATTAACAATGGCTGCTATTTGCGTTGA
- a CDS encoding GNAT family N-acetyltransferase, translating into MFVSFGPGDDVLHTGQFMQEEVEYNLIHLIVENEEALRIRTEENDLIFAHAAGRNSWLWLSPELAEERRRSLVRELAEMLEDRELPGVNGTPETGKLFADAYSELTGKSHYVRMMMEAYHCPEVQLPYGVSGKLQQAGPGDIPLIAGYLAGFVQDCFGTESAAEDHLDYAAAVTDSGKLRLWIDREQPVSMVNLAHQSARQARINEVFTPREFRKHGYASAAVAALCAELLSTQGVTPMLYADAANPDSNKVYQSVGFKRTGSIVDLRFQ; encoded by the coding sequence ATGTTTGTAAGCTTCGGGCCGGGGGATGATGTGCTGCACACAGGGCAGTTCATGCAGGAAGAGGTAGAATATAATCTCATTCATTTGATTGTCGAGAACGAGGAAGCACTGCGGATCAGGACAGAGGAGAATGATCTGATCTTCGCCCATGCCGCCGGGCGTAACTCGTGGTTGTGGTTATCACCAGAGCTGGCTGAAGAGAGGCGCCGTTCCCTTGTCCGGGAGCTGGCAGAAATGCTGGAGGACCGCGAATTGCCGGGGGTTAACGGAACGCCGGAGACGGGGAAGCTGTTCGCCGATGCGTACAGCGAACTTACCGGTAAGTCTCACTACGTACGGATGATGATGGAAGCTTATCACTGCCCGGAGGTGCAGCTGCCGTATGGTGTCAGCGGCAAGCTGCAGCAGGCGGGGCCAGGTGATATTCCGCTCATCGCCGGGTACTTAGCCGGATTCGTGCAGGATTGCTTCGGTACGGAGAGTGCAGCGGAGGATCATCTGGACTATGCCGCGGCGGTTACGGATTCGGGCAAGCTCCGTCTATGGATCGACCGGGAACAGCCGGTGTCCATGGTTAATCTGGCCCATCAGTCTGCCAGGCAAGCGCGGATTAATGAAGTGTTCACTCCGCGTGAGTTCCGCAAGCACGGGTATGCGAGTGCGGCTGTAGCTGCCCTGTGTGCCGAGCTGCTCAGCACACAGGGCGTGACGCCCATGCTCTACGCCGATGCGGCGAATCCCGATTCCAATAAGGTCTATCAGTCGGTGGGCTTCAAGCGGACCGGAAGCATTGTTGATTTGCGCTTTCAGTAA
- a CDS encoding (2Fe-2S) ferredoxin domain-containing protein, with product MTTWNLQGTVSHLLICNGSDCKKHKGEEVAEAIEDEITKQGADALIHTTVTRCNGRCSDACVVISYPEGVWYRDITPKSAKSLVRKVLKGEQLEENLLYTYEEGFKAATPKGAKGKKKK from the coding sequence ATGACAACCTGGAATCTGCAAGGAACGGTCAGCCATTTGCTGATCTGTAACGGAAGTGACTGCAAGAAGCATAAGGGTGAAGAGGTAGCGGAAGCGATTGAGGATGAGATTACGAAGCAAGGGGCAGATGCGCTGATACATACAACAGTAACCCGCTGCAACGGAAGATGCTCGGATGCATGTGTCGTGATCTCTTACCCGGAAGGCGTATGGTACAGGGATATCACCCCTAAATCTGCCAAAAGCCTGGTGCGCAAGGTGCTGAAGGGAGAACAGCTCGAAGAGAATCTGCTCTATACGTATGAAGAAGGCTTCAAGGCCGCTACTCCCAAGGGTGCCAAAGGTAAGAAGAAGAAATGA
- a CDS encoding AraC family transcriptional regulator: MQTRNAGSSLPTPHSFYIPVHVTALDQASFNRENPISPFTSFLVVVTGGSGVIERNGERIRLSGGHTLCSDSPVDIRLPRNHKLQGVWIEYAVISGNSRPFSPLNHDLPVRSCPPQVSTLAVQLLSSWNQPEQRTPFALQALFTDLLTELHNSAAEYKEPQAHWIDRVLHHIESNYNEDLTREQAAGLAGVTPEHFSRAFRRFTGQTFNQYITLLRIRKAQQRILTGAPNLSTLALEVGYSEGTYLSRKFKQVVGISPSAYHRKSKSVVSLNFNHTASLHALEVVPRLGVYSSWMENMQPVPSRKLLDEGIGSAGLYERLSSARPDVIISYSLPDKSKQLLSVAPVIEIPFMQMDWREQFRLIAEVTGRQPQAEAWLSLYDWHCYQANQLLDRRIGDRGTAMVLELGAETAYCFSSSYGRGTQILYHDLGFRPPLGLVAEGLLDKGYLEIAFHNIARYPADHIFITSSREAAEALEPLQSFLHPVQQYHIDDSPGGRIYYLNQPGMFYGFDPLSSEAQLKVLVQALTS; encoded by the coding sequence ATGCAGACGCGAAATGCCGGCAGTTCATTGCCTACTCCTCATAGCTTTTATATTCCGGTACATGTTACGGCACTGGATCAAGCCTCCTTTAACCGGGAAAATCCCATTTCCCCCTTCACCTCATTCCTGGTAGTTGTCACCGGCGGAAGCGGAGTCATCGAGCGAAATGGAGAACGTATCCGTCTATCCGGCGGTCATACCTTGTGCAGTGACAGTCCGGTGGATATCAGGCTGCCCCGCAACCATAAGCTGCAGGGTGTGTGGATCGAATATGCGGTGATCTCCGGCAACAGCCGGCCCTTCAGCCCGCTGAACCATGATCTGCCGGTCCGAAGCTGCCCTCCCCAGGTAAGCACGCTTGCTGTGCAGCTTCTTAGCAGCTGGAACCAGCCGGAGCAGCGCACGCCATTTGCCTTACAAGCTCTGTTCACTGACCTGCTCACTGAGCTGCATAATAGTGCTGCCGAGTACAAAGAACCGCAGGCTCATTGGATTGACCGTGTACTACATCATATAGAGTCTAATTATAATGAAGATTTGACGAGAGAACAGGCTGCCGGACTTGCCGGAGTGACCCCGGAGCATTTCTCCCGTGCCTTCCGCAGATTCACCGGGCAGACCTTCAATCAATATATAACGCTGCTGCGCATCCGTAAGGCCCAGCAGCGTATCCTTACAGGAGCCCCGAATCTGAGTACGCTGGCGCTTGAGGTTGGTTATAGCGAAGGAACCTATTTGAGCCGCAAATTCAAGCAGGTTGTAGGGATTTCGCCTTCAGCCTATCACCGTAAGAGCAAATCCGTAGTCTCGCTGAACTTCAATCATACGGCCAGCCTCCATGCGCTCGAAGTCGTTCCCCGGCTGGGAGTCTATTCGTCCTGGATGGAGAACATGCAGCCCGTTCCCTCCAGGAAGCTGCTGGATGAAGGAATCGGCTCCGCAGGTCTATACGAACGTCTATCGTCAGCCCGGCCGGATGTCATTATCAGCTACTCCTTGCCTGACAAGAGCAAGCAGCTCCTGTCCGTCGCACCGGTGATTGAGATTCCCTTCATGCAAATGGACTGGCGGGAGCAATTCCGGCTGATTGCCGAGGTGACCGGACGTCAGCCTCAGGCAGAGGCCTGGTTAAGCCTCTATGACTGGCATTGCTACCAGGCTAATCAGCTGCTGGACCGGCGGATCGGTGACCGTGGAACCGCCATGGTCCTGGAGCTTGGCGCAGAGACGGCCTACTGCTTCAGCAGCAGCTACGGGCGCGGGACACAGATTCTGTATCATGATCTTGGCTTCCGCCCGCCGCTTGGCCTCGTTGCCGAGGGACTGCTGGATAAGGGCTATCTGGAGATTGCCTTCCATAACATCGCCCGCTACCCCGCTGACCATATCTTCATTACCTCTAGTAGGGAGGCTGCTGAAGCGCTGGAGCCGCTGCAGAGCTTTCTTCACCCTGTACAGCAATATCATATCGATGACTCTCCAGGCGGAAGAATCTATTACCTGAATCAGCCTGGCATGTTCTACGGGTTCGACCCGCTCTCCTCCGAGGCTCAGCTGAAGGTCCTAGTGCAGGCGCTGACATCATAA
- a CDS encoding ABC transporter substrate-binding protein has product MKIPYLRSRRIHPKAWMVLSLLLALTLIVSACGNNSSNSSNGAASAKATGTPASSAQPEKAAATAAPAFHTVTTVNGDIEVPAAPKRIVAEEYLGSLIALDTIPVGAPGLTLENMYFKEFLTGVADTGTYGKMSPENIIALNPDLIISGNADSYAALSQIAPTVIVPYGDLKNAHEELTYFGKLLGKEQEAAAWLADYDKRIADAKARVDAAIPAGATFSILEHADKSTWVYGDNFGRGGQPIYQSLGRKPPAGVAAEIMEKQWAELSAETLGKYAGDYLVITDNAWTAQDFQADPIWGSLPAVKNGKIYVWKEERSWYYDPIAVLAQTEELADWLTGAQQ; this is encoded by the coding sequence TTGAAAATCCCGTATTTACGTTCTCGCCGCATTCACCCGAAAGCTTGGATGGTCCTGTCTTTGCTTCTGGCATTGACTCTTATCGTCTCAGCTTGTGGAAACAACTCTTCTAATAGCAGCAATGGTGCTGCTTCAGCTAAGGCTACCGGAACACCCGCTTCCTCCGCTCAGCCAGAGAAGGCTGCTGCAACCGCAGCTCCCGCCTTCCATACTGTGACAACTGTGAATGGAGATATTGAGGTGCCGGCAGCACCGAAGCGGATTGTTGCCGAGGAATATCTGGGCAGCTTGATTGCCCTGGATACGATACCGGTCGGTGCGCCCGGGCTTACCCTGGAGAATATGTACTTCAAAGAATTCCTCACAGGAGTCGCAGATACCGGCACATACGGTAAAATGTCACCGGAGAATATCATCGCGCTGAATCCCGACTTGATTATCTCCGGCAATGCAGACAGCTATGCGGCGCTCAGTCAGATTGCCCCAACGGTCATTGTGCCATATGGCGATTTGAAGAATGCGCATGAAGAACTGACCTATTTCGGTAAGCTGCTGGGCAAGGAGCAGGAAGCGGCAGCCTGGCTGGCTGATTACGATAAGCGTATTGCTGACGCCAAGGCCCGTGTGGATGCAGCCATTCCTGCCGGGGCCACCTTCAGTATTCTAGAGCATGCAGACAAGTCCACCTGGGTCTATGGGGATAACTTCGGACGCGGAGGACAGCCTATTTATCAGTCGCTGGGGCGCAAGCCGCCGGCTGGAGTGGCTGCTGAAATTATGGAGAAGCAATGGGCAGAATTATCCGCTGAGACCCTGGGTAAATATGCGGGTGATTATCTGGTCATCACTGACAATGCATGGACTGCTCAAGACTTCCAGGCAGACCCGATCTGGGGCAGTCTGCCGGCAGTCAAGAACGGGAAGATCTACGTATGGAAAGAAGAGCGCTCCTGGTACTATGATCCGATTGCCGTTCTGGCCCAGACGGAGGAGCTGGCCGATTGGCTGACCGGGGCACAACAATAA